A genomic window from Cytobacillus suaedae includes:
- a CDS encoding DUF1878 family protein — translation MNEVESLEARIERLEYYQTLLFDFLNTEKAAFYKLIVKSQLSKNEVNELLNLCESMDEKFKQQKAEGFVTFTPLLTEFVGMLHSKLEVKEVIDALINHGMYLALMYEFKKLLNTLD, via the coding sequence ATGAACGAAGTGGAATCTCTAGAGGCAAGAATTGAACGATTAGAGTATTATCAAACCTTGTTATTTGATTTTTTAAATACAGAAAAAGCTGCATTTTATAAACTTATTGTAAAATCTCAATTAAGTAAGAATGAGGTTAATGAACTACTCAACCTTTGTGAAAGCATGGACGAAAAATTCAAACAGCAAAAAGCGGAAGGATTTGTTACGTTCACTCCGCTTCTTACAGAATTTGTAGGAATGTTACATTCTAAACTAGAAGTTAAAGAAGTCATTGATGCTCTAATCAATCATGGCATGTATCTGGCTTTGATGTATGAATTTAAGAAATTGTTGAATACACTAGACTAG
- a CDS encoding HTH-type transcriptional regulator Hpr, producing MKKEETQYSIKDAMIFSQRVAQLSKALWKSIEKDWQQWIKPYDLNINEHHILWIAYHLKGASISEIAKFGVMHVSTAFNFSKKLEERGLLQFSKKENDKRNTYIELTEKGEEILLKLTEDYNPSNNAVYSGALPLKELYGKFPDMLEVMCIIRNIYGDDFMQIFERSFKNLEEEFIEIDGKLYKRVVEETYSKEVANN from the coding sequence ATGAAAAAAGAAGAAACGCAATATTCTATTAAAGATGCCATGATCTTTAGTCAAAGAGTGGCTCAGTTGAGTAAGGCTTTATGGAAATCTATCGAGAAAGACTGGCAGCAATGGATTAAACCATATGATTTAAATATCAATGAGCATCATATCCTTTGGATTGCCTATCATTTAAAAGGGGCTTCTATTTCCGAGATTGCTAAATTTGGAGTAATGCATGTTTCTACCGCATTTAACTTCTCGAAAAAACTTGAAGAACGTGGATTACTGCAATTTTCTAAAAAGGAAAATGACAAACGAAACACGTATATTGAGTTAACCGAAAAAGGCGAGGAAATTCTTTTAAAATTGACTGAAGATTACAACCCTAGCAATAATGCTGTTTACAGCGGTGCATTACCACTAAAGGAATTATACGGAAAATTTCCAGATATGCTTGAGGTTATGTGCATTATTCGTAATATTTACGGTGATGATTTTATGCAAATCTTTGAGAGATCCTTTAAAAATCTCGAGGAAGAGTTCATTGAAATTGATGGAAAATTATACAAACGTGTAGTCGAAGAAACATATTCAAAGGAAGTTGCTAATAATTAG
- a CDS encoding YtxH domain-containing protein, which translates to MGKGLNFLYGIILGGAIGGAATLLTSPTSGKELRKQLQTNSENLIETLQKLKSEGLDLTNTITSSSKQSITAISELKNDLVDSFDQWTESTKENKISIQKELSEIEILLSNLEKSVRKA; encoded by the coding sequence ATGGGCAAAGGATTAAACTTTTTATATGGAATCATACTAGGCGGTGCTATTGGAGGTGCTGCTACGCTTCTTACCTCACCTACCTCTGGTAAGGAACTGCGTAAACAGTTACAAACAAATTCCGAAAATCTGATTGAAACACTTCAAAAGCTAAAGAGCGAGGGTCTGGATTTGACCAATACCATTACTTCCTCTTCAAAGCAAAGTATTACAGCAATTTCTGAACTTAAAAATGATCTTGTTGATTCTTTTGACCAATGGACTGAATCAACTAAGGAAAATAAAATAAGTATTCAAAAAGAACTTTCTGAAATCGAAATTCTTTTGTCAAATCTGGAAAAATCTGTTCGAAAAGCATGA
- a CDS encoding tryptophan transporter, with amino-acid sequence MNTRVLVLLSLLVGMGAVLHAVTPPLLFGMKPDLMLTMMFLGILLFPSGKNVLLLGLLTGIISALTTGFPSGQIPNLIDKPITAFVFFGMLLLIKKYSHSLVSAGTLTAIGTLVSGFIFLGSALVFFQLPGGATFLSLYVGIVLPTAAFNTVAMVVIYPIVQQIFKRTRLASELQ; translated from the coding sequence ATGAATACGAGAGTACTAGTTTTATTATCATTGTTAGTTGGAATGGGTGCTGTACTTCATGCAGTTACACCGCCATTACTTTTTGGAATGAAGCCAGATTTAATGCTAACGATGATGTTTTTAGGGATATTGCTGTTCCCTTCAGGAAAAAATGTTTTATTATTGGGTCTGTTAACTGGAATTATTTCAGCCTTAACAACTGGATTTCCTTCAGGCCAAATTCCTAACTTAATTGACAAACCAATTACTGCTTTTGTCTTTTTTGGAATGCTATTACTTATTAAAAAATATAGCCATTCCTTGGTATCTGCTGGTACGTTAACTGCTATTGGGACATTAGTTTCTGGATTTATATTCTTAGGCTCAGCCCTAGTATTTTTCCAACTACCTGGTGGAGCAACGTTTTTAAGTCTGTATGTTGGAATCGTTCTTCCAACAGCTGCATTCAACACAGTAGCCATGGTTGTTATTTACCCGATAGTACAACAGATATTTAAACGTACAAGGCTCGCTTCAGAACTACAATAA
- the serC gene encoding 3-phosphoserine/phosphohydroxythreonine transaminase, with product MKQIHNFNAGPSALPKEVLKEAQAQLLNFNNTRMSIMELSHRSKEYEGVHEQAKSLLKELLGISDEYEVLFLQGGASLQFSMVPLNLLTEDSVASYVLTGAWSEKAYKEASKIGETSIVASTKDSHYTSIPTFPTFNLPKNSSYLHITSNNTIYGTQFQSFPETGQIPLIADMSSDLMSKKINIESFSLIYAGAQKNLGPAGVTVVIIKKDLLRAIPDSIPTILNYSTHVKNNSLYNTPPTFSIYLLSLVLKWIKEQGGVNLIEERNSKIATLLYRSIDDSDGFYIPHATKDSRSNMNITFKLPTEELTNKFLTQAAEDGFIGLKGHRSIGGCRASIYNAVSYESCEAFSDFMSKFRILNF from the coding sequence TAACTTTAACAATACCCGAATGTCGATTATGGAACTAAGTCATCGTAGTAAAGAGTATGAAGGAGTTCATGAACAAGCAAAAAGCTTGTTAAAAGAGTTATTGGGAATCTCTGATGAGTACGAAGTCCTTTTTTTGCAAGGTGGAGCTAGTCTACAGTTTTCAATGGTTCCATTGAACTTATTGACTGAAGACAGTGTAGCTTCCTATGTCTTAACGGGAGCTTGGTCAGAAAAGGCATATAAGGAAGCAAGCAAAATTGGTGAGACATCTATCGTCGCTTCTACAAAAGATAGCCATTACACATCGATTCCTACCTTTCCAACTTTCAATCTGCCTAAAAACAGTTCCTACTTACACATAACATCAAACAATACAATTTATGGTACTCAATTTCAGTCCTTCCCAGAAACCGGTCAGATTCCATTAATTGCCGATATGTCTAGTGACCTTATGAGCAAAAAGATAAATATTGAGTCATTCTCTCTAATTTATGCAGGTGCACAAAAAAACTTAGGCCCAGCTGGTGTGACAGTTGTTATCATAAAGAAGGACCTTCTTAGAGCAATTCCAGATTCAATCCCTACTATTTTGAACTATAGCACTCATGTGAAAAATAACAGTCTTTATAATACACCCCCTACTTTTTCCATCTACTTACTTTCACTAGTTCTTAAGTGGATAAAAGAACAAGGTGGTGTAAATTTAATAGAAGAAAGAAACAGTAAAATAGCTACGCTTCTATATCGTTCAATTGATGATTCTGATGGTTTTTACATACCACATGCAACGAAAGACAGTCGATCCAACATGAATATTACATTCAAATTGCCGACTGAGGAGCTTACAAACAAGTTTTTAACACAAGCAGCCGAGGATGGATTTATTGGATTAAAAGGACATCGTTCAATTGGCGGTTGTAGGGCTTCTATCTACAATGCTGTCTCTTATGAGTCGTGTGAAGCATTTAGCGATTTTATGAGCAAATTTAGAATTTTAAATTTCTGA